One genomic segment of Chitinophaga sancti includes these proteins:
- a CDS encoding helix-turn-helix domain-containing protein — MIYVIAIGTFQAITASLLLLTNKLRSKADGLLILLLFCIAAHLATKFYIFNFVNDGHVRYQMNTFIGFCYAPLLYLYAMKVKNEAFIPATRWYVFLPFILGAVGYLTVICVLSFSQEAGYAALNIYNNATTWTTVTFSAYCTLLAYNIARKHLQNRPQERRLIEWVAYLFWAIYLVALVFLFKRAQPGDMILCRALVYTCLLIVSVIIIRYKYAGLQTQIQIPAIKMEGEPVGSVESVNFLALTEPITSLTSVVPIPRKTSLSAADHQEILSKLDQYLRQTRLYTDADLNLDKLAASVGISKYHISEALNAFAEKSFYQFINEWRISHAIEKLQFMTSRNLPVNVLTIAFDCGFKAKSSFNQYFKKITGQTPTEYMRNLAGVV, encoded by the coding sequence ATGATCTACGTTATCGCTATAGGCACTTTTCAGGCAATTACAGCCTCGTTGTTACTGCTCACGAATAAGTTGAGGAGTAAGGCGGATGGGCTATTGATACTGTTGTTGTTTTGTATTGCGGCGCATCTGGCGACGAAGTTTTATATTTTCAACTTTGTGAATGATGGGCATGTGCGGTACCAGATGAATACGTTTATCGGGTTTTGCTATGCGCCGTTGTTATATTTATATGCGATGAAGGTGAAGAATGAGGCGTTTATTCCGGCTACGAGGTGGTATGTGTTTTTGCCGTTTATATTGGGGGCTGTGGGGTACCTGACGGTGATTTGTGTATTGTCTTTTAGTCAGGAGGCGGGGTATGCTGCGTTGAATATATATAATAATGCGACCACGTGGACGACGGTAACGTTTTCAGCGTATTGTACTTTGCTGGCTTATAATATTGCGCGGAAGCATCTGCAAAACAGGCCGCAGGAGCGGAGGTTGATAGAGTGGGTGGCGTACCTTTTTTGGGCTATCTATCTGGTAGCCTTGGTGTTTTTATTTAAAAGGGCGCAGCCGGGTGATATGATCCTTTGCAGGGCGCTGGTGTATACTTGTTTGTTGATTGTTTCGGTTATTATTATAAGGTATAAGTATGCAGGGTTGCAAACGCAGATTCAGATTCCTGCAATAAAAATGGAAGGAGAACCGGTAGGCTCCGTTGAATCAGTCAATTTCCTGGCACTAACTGAACCAATTACTTCTTTGACCTCCGTTGTTCCCATTCCCCGCAAAACCTCTCTTTCTGCCGCCGATCACCAGGAGATCCTATCCAAACTAGACCAGTACCTCCGACAAACCCGCCTGTACACCGACGCCGATCTCAACCTCGACAAACTCGCTGCCAGCGTAGGCATCAGCAAATACCACATCTCCGAAGCACTCAATGCCTTTGCCGAAAAATCCTTCTATCAGTTTATAAATGAATGGCGCATCAGCCATGCTATTGAGAAACTACAGTTCATGACCAGCCGAAACCTCCCTGTTAATGTGCTGACCATCGCCTTCGACTGTGGCTTCAAAGCCAAATCCAGCTTCAACCAGTACTTTAAAAAGATTACCGGGCAAACTCCCACTGAATATATGCGAAATCTGGCCGGGGTGGTTTAA
- a CDS encoding TonB-dependent receptor: MHFLFKQCRLLIFSGMLLPAALSHAQTLKGTVTGKDGQLPGASIQAPGTKQGTASDLNGNFTLNTHTTGKVKILISYIGHTTREIELDVKSGITDLGSIALNPAGGNLGEVLVKGTMAPSQMKALSIKKNALAIMDVIAADAIGKLPDRNAAEAVQRIQGVAVSRYHGEADQATVRGTPFSWTSTLLNGTRLPSSSATGTRNTVLDVVPSEMIQYVQVAKAITPDMEGDAIGGSINFITRTAPDKRIFNMSAAGGYNTFSQNGTYNGSAVYGDRFFHGKLGVIVAGAIWDRQWGTDSYNVTYNTSLATASQKNAISTVLFKRYMGRRQTYGGNVGLEYKFNSNNRIFFRGLLDKFNDIRPVYESYVDYNNSRYQYNYRYSYYQTALNGGEFGGEHQLSPKLKLDWSVSDYTCKFFLETPPTNATKGLPIATFRQKITSGFNNLSSDGKRYWGFDSPDGIGGDPMHFQSGVTDGTEVMNASKLTLQQLVISQLDTKEVDKTAQANFKYNVSSKVNLKFGGKFRHKTHDTNFGSTAVYLPGAALGISGSPALLTLSGLDRISFPKAGGFFNKMNGNYDQYMVDPITKEQLYQLLDTSSLRKNGFINYTSASNATNIFNGTEDVTAGYVMAEISATDKLKIVAGVRNEYTALDLHGSKAEKDATTGATTISATNVSNHYNALLPMVHLKYALNDHANVRAAFTRTFIRADFTALTPGQSIDNSASPVTITAGNPALKPTFSNNYDLMGEYYFNNIGLISGGVFYKQISDVIFSDKTSTEDYVITQSKNADNARLLGFEAGINKRFDFLPGFFSGLGVEINYTYIDSKVDIPRLTTTGKVVDNSPLPNQAKNLFNAILFYERKGVMVRLAGNYRGASVETLDQTNGKNFYIWTDQNFTVDASATVTLRKGLRVFVELNNLTDSPIRQYMGDKRRIYSDEWYGIKGQAGIRWDIIK, translated from the coding sequence ATGCATTTCCTTTTCAAGCAGTGCAGGCTACTGATTTTTTCGGGTATGCTTCTCCCGGCAGCCCTTTCTCATGCACAAACACTCAAAGGCACCGTCACAGGAAAGGACGGCCAACTCCCCGGCGCCTCCATACAGGCACCCGGTACAAAGCAGGGAACTGCCTCCGACCTGAATGGCAACTTTACACTAAATACACATACCACCGGTAAGGTGAAAATTTTAATATCCTATATAGGGCATACTACCCGTGAAATTGAATTGGATGTCAAATCCGGGATCACTGACCTTGGTAGTATCGCCCTGAACCCTGCAGGCGGTAATCTTGGGGAGGTACTGGTAAAGGGAACCATGGCACCTTCCCAAATGAAGGCCCTCAGCATCAAAAAGAACGCCCTCGCTATCATGGACGTGATTGCCGCTGATGCCATCGGCAAACTCCCTGATCGTAACGCTGCCGAAGCTGTACAACGCATACAGGGCGTGGCCGTATCCCGTTATCATGGCGAAGCAGATCAGGCCACCGTACGAGGTACGCCTTTCTCCTGGACCAGCACCTTATTAAACGGGACCCGTTTACCAAGTTCCAGCGCTACCGGTACCCGCAATACCGTACTGGATGTGGTACCTTCTGAAATGATCCAGTATGTGCAGGTGGCCAAAGCCATCACCCCGGATATGGAAGGCGATGCCATCGGGGGCAGCATCAACTTCATTACCCGTACCGCTCCTGATAAACGGATCTTCAACATGAGCGCCGCCGGTGGTTACAATACTTTCTCTCAGAATGGTACCTACAATGGCTCTGCCGTGTATGGTGATCGTTTCTTCCATGGTAAACTCGGTGTAATTGTAGCCGGCGCTATATGGGATAGACAATGGGGAACTGATTCCTACAATGTAACTTACAATACCAGCCTTGCAACTGCTTCACAGAAAAACGCTATCAGCACTGTTTTATTTAAGCGATACATGGGTCGCCGCCAGACCTACGGTGGAAATGTAGGACTGGAATATAAATTTAATTCGAACAACCGAATCTTCTTCCGCGGGTTATTAGACAAATTCAATGATATCCGTCCTGTATATGAGTCTTATGTAGATTATAACAATAGCCGTTATCAATATAACTACCGTTATTCTTATTATCAGACAGCGCTGAATGGGGGCGAGTTTGGCGGTGAACACCAGTTATCTCCAAAGTTGAAACTGGATTGGAGCGTGAGCGACTATACCTGCAAATTCTTTTTGGAAACCCCTCCTACCAATGCGACCAAAGGCCTGCCGATTGCTACTTTCCGCCAGAAGATCACAAGTGGATTTAATAACCTTTCTTCGGATGGTAAAAGATATTGGGGCTTTGATTCTCCGGATGGTATTGGTGGTGACCCCATGCATTTTCAATCAGGCGTAACTGATGGCACAGAAGTAATGAATGCCAGCAAACTCACCCTGCAACAACTGGTGATTTCACAGCTGGATACGAAGGAAGTAGACAAGACGGCGCAGGCGAACTTCAAATACAATGTATCATCCAAAGTAAATTTAAAGTTTGGCGGTAAATTCCGTCACAAGACGCATGATACTAATTTTGGTTCGACAGCCGTGTACCTTCCGGGTGCGGCACTGGGCATTTCAGGATCTCCGGCCCTGCTCACATTGAGTGGGCTGGATAGAATATCTTTCCCGAAAGCTGGCGGCTTCTTTAACAAAATGAATGGCAACTATGACCAGTATATGGTGGATCCGATTACGAAAGAGCAGTTGTACCAGTTGCTGGATACATCCAGTCTGCGTAAGAACGGGTTTATCAATTATACTTCTGCCAGCAATGCCACCAATATCTTTAATGGTACGGAAGATGTAACCGCGGGTTATGTAATGGCAGAGATCTCTGCAACTGACAAACTGAAGATTGTAGCAGGTGTACGTAATGAATATACTGCCCTGGACCTGCATGGCTCAAAGGCTGAGAAAGATGCGACCACCGGCGCTACGACAATTTCTGCTACGAATGTAAGCAACCATTACAACGCTTTATTGCCCATGGTGCATTTAAAATATGCACTGAATGACCATGCAAATGTAAGAGCGGCATTTACAAGAACTTTTATCCGTGCGGATTTTACGGCGCTTACACCAGGTCAGTCTATCGATAACTCTGCCTCTCCGGTAACTATTACCGCAGGTAATCCTGCATTGAAACCAACTTTCTCCAACAACTATGACCTGATGGGTGAATACTATTTCAATAACATCGGTCTGATATCAGGAGGGGTATTTTACAAGCAGATCTCTGATGTGATCTTTTCTGATAAAACCAGTACGGAGGATTATGTGATCACACAATCTAAAAATGCGGACAATGCACGCCTGCTGGGTTTTGAAGCGGGTATCAACAAGCGTTTTGATTTCCTGCCAGGGTTCTTTAGCGGACTGGGTGTGGAAATAAATTATACTTACATCGATTCTAAAGTAGACATTCCACGACTAACCACCACAGGCAAAGTCGTGGACAATTCTCCCCTGCCTAACCAGGCGAAAAACCTGTTCAATGCGATCCTCTTTTACGAGCGGAAAGGCGTGATGGTAAGACTGGCAGGCAATTACCGCGGTGCATCGGTAGAGACACTGGATCAGACCAATGGTAAGAATTTTTACATCTGGACAGATCAGAACTTTACGGTGGATGCTTCTGCTACTGTGACTTTGAGAAAAGGGCTGCGTGTATTTGTGGAATTAAATAATTTGACTGACTCTCCTATCCGGCAATATATGGGCGATAAGCGCCGCATCTACTCTGACGAGTGGTATGGAATAAAAGGCCAGGCTGGTATTCGCTGGGATATAATCAAATAA
- a CDS encoding tyrosine-protein phosphatase — translation MKKLFLAGAMLVPYLAFAQLADSSKRVVRMQGTVNFRDAGGYKTKYGKTVAWGKVYRSADVSRLTEQDLKVLSGRHIHTVVDFRGVKESAAAPDHLLPDTKYTLSPAGSDSLPDAKGMIEAIKKGDFMLKFYSNVTPLGERYKPLFQQLLTLPDGEAMLYHCTGGRDRTGMATALFLYILGVDQATIEADYTASNVYLEPMMGKMFQGLTMGTGLNEAQVRNAMELKPEYIRAMFGAINEKYGSVEGFFKQEMGIGEKELKQLRKKYTI, via the coding sequence ATGAAGAAATTATTTTTGGCAGGCGCTATGCTGGTGCCTTACCTCGCTTTTGCCCAATTGGCTGATAGTTCTAAACGTGTGGTGCGCATGCAGGGAACTGTGAACTTCCGGGATGCCGGCGGGTACAAAACAAAATATGGCAAAACCGTTGCCTGGGGCAAAGTATACCGCTCTGCAGATGTAAGCAGGTTAACAGAACAGGATTTAAAAGTTTTATCCGGAAGACACATCCATACAGTCGTAGATTTTCGTGGTGTAAAGGAATCTGCTGCAGCACCGGATCATTTACTTCCTGATACAAAATATACCCTCAGCCCCGCCGGCAGCGACAGTTTGCCCGATGCCAAAGGCATGATCGAAGCGATCAAAAAAGGTGATTTCATGCTGAAGTTCTATAGTAATGTCACCCCACTGGGGGAACGTTACAAACCATTGTTCCAGCAGTTGCTCACCCTGCCCGATGGCGAAGCCATGCTGTACCATTGTACCGGCGGCAGGGATAGAACCGGGATGGCCACCGCTCTCTTTTTATATATACTGGGCGTAGATCAGGCTACCATAGAAGCAGATTATACTGCGAGCAATGTATACCTGGAACCCATGATGGGGAAAATGTTCCAAGGACTCACCATGGGAACGGGATTGAATGAGGCGCAGGTACGAAATGCGATGGAACTGAAACCTGAATATATCAGGGCGATGTTTGGGGCTATTAACGAGAAATATGGTAGTGTAGAGGGATTTTTTAAACAGGAAATGGGAATTGGCGAGAAGGAGTTGAAACAGCTGAGAAAGAAATATACAATTTAA